The Bombus fervidus isolate BK054 chromosome 6, iyBomFerv1, whole genome shotgun sequence genome contains a region encoding:
- the Fipoq gene encoding F-box/LRR-repeat protein FipoQ isoform X3, with protein sequence MSTWHQLDVEFATNAISREDVGRSIHRKRIASSVTIEKLPDKVLLNVFSYLSHREICRVARVCKRWRQIAYDTRLWKHVSLRPEISGLHVNSLDNLLHLISTRFGASLRYIELPIELITHTVLHELANKCPNLTHMLLDFSTAMQLHDFSEMQAFPTKLKYMCICLSEVIFMEGFMRKIYNFINGLEILHLIGTYEKVEEEEEEIYEVINVHKLKSATPNLRVINLYGINFVDDSHIDAFSSNCIQLECLAVNFCAKVTGSTMKTLFQRSRRLKCLLMQGTNLQSEYVMQVEWEKSSIQELDVTGTDLSTECLIDMLTRIPGLRFLSAGQLNGFNDSVLKAWAELGNPRNLIALDLDSSDNLTDDGLHKFLSRYGHQLWGLALFGMPHITDQLWQSVLPILTNAKILVMGTQERLGVNIHVDQLMDGIANNCPNLERLELRWDPENLRFSDKSQKAIDILRVKCIKLRCLSLSDGRYYEIVKANFERADRLTVVRTTTCCRVSNYYLLANYKDLIFN encoded by the exons acGATAGAAAAGCTGCCAGACAAGGTATTGCTAAACGTCTTCAGTTATCTGTCTCATCGCGAAATATGCAGGGTAGCACGTGTGTGCAAGAGATGGCGGCAAATCGCGTACGACACGCGATTATGGAAACACGTATCCCTGCGACCGGAAATCAGTGGATTGCACGTGAATTCTTTGGACAATCTGCTGCACTTGATCAG CACGCGTTTTGGAGCTTCGCTGAGGTACATCGAATTGCCGATCGAATTGATCACCCACACGGTTCTTCACGAATTGGCGAATAAATGTCCAAATTTGACTCACATGCTTCTCGATTTCTCCACTGCCATGCAGCTGCACGATTTTTCGGAGATGCAAGCCTTCCCGACTAAACTCAAGTACATGTGCATCTGCCTGTCAGAGGTAATCTTCATGGAGGGCTTTATgagaaaaatttacaattttatcaacgGCTTGGAGATCCTTCACCTTATAG GAACGTACGAGAAGgtggaagaggaggaggaagaaatCTACGAAGTGATAAATGTGCACAAATTGAAATCAGCGACTCCTAATTTgcgagtaattaatttatatggGATCAATTTCGTAGACGATTCACACATCGACGCATTTTCTTCCAATTGCATCCAGCTCGAATGTTTGGCCGTGAATTTCTGTGCCAAAGTCACTGGCTCAACCATGAAGACTCTATTTCAAAGGAGCAGGAGATTAAAGTGTCTCCTCATGCAGGGAACAA ATCTCCAGAGCGAATACGTGATGCAAGTTGAATGGGAAAAGTCGAGCATCCAGGAGTTGGACGTTACCGGGACGGACCTGTCAACGGAATGTCTGATCGACATGTTGACCAGAATTCCAGGCCTTCGTTTCCTGAGCGCTGGTCAGCTGAACGGCTTTAACGATAGCGTGTTAAAAGCCTGGGCTGAACTCGGCAATCCTCGCAACCTGATCGCTCTAGATCTGGACAGTTCCGATAACCTGACCGACGATGGTCTGCATAAATTCTTGTCGAGATACGGTCATCAACTCTGGGGGCTCGCCTTATTCGGCATGCCTCACATCACCGATCAACTATGGCAGAGTGTATTACCCATATTGACCAATGccaa AATTCTTGTAATGGGAACACAGGAGAGATTGGGCGTGAATATTCACGTGGATCAGTTGATGGACGGAATTGCTAACAATTGTCCAAATTTAGAGCGGTTGGAACTCCGCTGGGATCCCGAGAATCTCCGATTCTCCGATAAAAGTCAGAAGGCTATAGATATACTACGTGTAAAATGCATTAAATTACGGTGCTTAAGCTTGAG CGATGGAAGATACTATGAAATAGTAAAGGCCAACTTTGAACGCGCCGACAGACTGACGGTCGTTCGTACGACAACGTGCTGCCGCGTGTCTAATTACTACCTCTTAGCAAATTATAAGgatttgatttttaattaa
- the LOC139987896 gene encoding protein BCCIP homolog, with translation MAAPTKKRDQRVFPLSRDDDQSSSSSENNEKEPLEEEGMEIQVDFEGRYPVDPDYHGIKTLLQQLFLKAHVDLGGLADLIIRENYVGSVVKQSADLEESDDEDTDVNDVFGITTVINLSPKQNYPCIQQLRELLTQMAKEHATDTVDTMIKNLLENETEVLGLLINERFVNIPAQISVPLLENLMSDIKKANNKKMPFNFSYYILICKFYKTKRPELVKRPKSKKKDNTCEPVIVWSNPEEEIFAQEATISFEFSVEKESDSAVSGTWTESDDEMIPYRRVLLFEAFRLQSIIDRIKSEVP, from the exons ATGGCTGCTCCGACCAAAAAACGTGACCAACGAGTTTTCCCACTTTCCAGGGACGATGATCAAAGTTCGTCAAGTAGTGAGAATAACGAGAAGGAACCATTGGAAGAAGAG ggAATGGAAATTCAAGTAGACTTTGAAGGAAGATATCCAGTGGATCCGGATTATCATGGCATTAAGACCTTGCTACAACAATTGTTTTTGAAAGCTCATGTTGATTTAGGTGGTCTGGCAGATTTAATAATCCGTGAAAACTACGTAGGATCGGTTGTCAAGCAATCGGCGGATTTGGAGGAATCGGACGACGAAGATACCGATGTCAACGACGTGTTTGGTATTACtacagtaattaatttatctccTAAACAg AATTATCCTTGTATACAACAACTCAGAGAATTACTGACGCAAATGGCAAAGGAACATGCAACCGACACAGTAGATACTATGATAAAAAATCTTCTTGAAAACGAGACGGAAGTATTAGGTTTATTGATCAACGAAAGATTTGTTAATATCCCAGCACAGATATCCGTGCCacttttggaaaatttaatgTCCGATATAAAAAAGGCAAATAACAAGAAGATGCCcttcaatttttcatattatatattaatttgtaaattctataaaacaaaaagaccGGAACTAGTTAAAAGAccaaaaagtaaaaagaaagataatacGTGTGAACCGGTTATTGTATGGAGCAATCCAGAGGAAGAAATTTTTGCACAGGAAGCAACAATAAGTTTTGAATTTTCAGTAGAGAAAGAATCAGACAGCGCTGTATCTGGAACATGGACCGAGTCCGACGATGAAATGATACCTTACAGGAGAGTGCTTCTCTTCGAAGCTTTCAGATTACAATCAATTATCGATAGAATAAAAAGTGAAGTACCTTAA
- the LOC139987887 gene encoding hexosaminidase D, translating into MTRLGGRASLMITVMISFTLLIVIYHILDNEVKDITNNKLNPQFKIEEVYPLSDLTENPLSIARKKQIEAQIMGKLKSGGGKLFNDINYERLHAETVPLFKGHKIVHLDLKGAPPKASYYKYLLNLLKNLGATGILIEYEDMFPFEGSIQNISAGNCYTRNDIAKIQKIASKNKLIVIPLIQTFGHMEFVLKLDQYKDYREVSRYPQVLCPTYNKTLPLIYEMIDQIVEAHPDIKHLHIGADEVYQIGECSRCLDTMVKRQWGKKQLFLDHVSKVAKYIKNKYPDLVVLMWDDEFREISSDEIIDRGLHLMVEPVVWKYTTDPGASLTDQLWKNYASVWKDIWIATAFKGATAPDRYYTDIGYHMENHQRWLEIINKYSTEIKFKGAILTGWQRYDHFSVLCELLPSAIPSLAVNLAILQAPDLCRFPIEVPTSVLQALECEGIISLSIPEPQYGWTRCSYHGVSIYAAILRLYSLTQAVSKMEEDNTFKGWLKPYNLKYSFSNPSHVERAVAELDKYKTDIKYIEKEIRTAMENIYDNYTIQEWIETYIAPLNEKFTRLWQAKEKILEKNVWPRRPLTKPIL; encoded by the coding sequence ATGACACGACTAGGAGGCAGAGCCTCTTTAATGATCACCGTAATGATCAGTTTTACTCTGCTGATTGTTATTTATCATATTCTCGATAATGAGGTCAAGGACATCAcgaacaataaattaaatccaCAGTTCAAGATCGAAGAGGTTTATCCATTGAGCGACCTGACCGAGAATCCTCTGAGCATTGCcagaaaaaaacaaatagaGGCTCAAATAATgggaaaattgaaaagcgGAGGAGGAAAGCTATTCaacgatattaattatgaaagaTTGCACGCAGAAACAGTTCCCTTGTTTAAGGGACATAAAATCGTGCATTTAGATTTAAAAGGAGCTCCTCCAAAGGCAAGTTATTACAAGTACCTGCTAAATTTGCTCAAAAATTTAGGTGCCACTGGTATACTTATAGAATACGAAGATATGTTTCCTTTTGAAGGATCGATACAAAATATCAGTGCAGGAAATTGCTATACCAGGAACGACATTGCAAAAATTCAAAAGATAGCCAGTAAGAATAAGCTTATAGTCATACCATTGATTCAAACTTtcggtcatatggaatttgtTCTCAAGTTAGATCAATATAAAGACTATAGAGAAGTTTCAAGGTACCCGCAAGTTTTATGCCCTACTTACAACAAAACTCTGCCATTGATATACGAAATGATAGACCAAATAGTAGAAGCACATCCTGATATAAAGCATTTGCACATCGGAGCTGATGAAGTTTATCAGATAGGAGAATGTTCTAGATGCTTAGATACAATGGTTAAAAGACAGTGGGGcaagaaacaattatttttggaTCATGTTTCAAAAGTGgcaaaatatatcaaaaataagTATCCAGATCTTGTTGTTCTTATGTGGGACGACGAATTTAGAGAAATATCATCCGATGAGATAATAGACAGAGGCTTGCATTTAATGGTAGAACCTGTTGTTTGGAAATATACCACCGATCCTGGAGCATCATTGACAGATCAATTGTGGAAAAACTATGCATCGGTTTGGAAAGATATTTGGATCGCTACAGCTTTTAAAGGTGCTACTGCTCCAGATAGATATTACACCGATATTGGTTATCATATGGAAAACCATCAGCGTTGGTTGGAGATTATCAATAAATACTCcactgaaattaaatttaaggGTGCGATCTTAACAGGGTGGCAAAGATACGATCACTTTAGCGTACTGTGCGAACTTCTGCCATCTGCTATACCCTCGCTTGCTGTAAATTTAGCCATTCTGCAAGCTCCAGATTTATGTAGATTTCCGATAGAAGTACCTACTTCGGTATTACAGGCGCTAGAGTGCGAGGGCATCATTTCTCTAAGTATTCCGGAACCTCAATATGGTTGGACCAGATGTAGTTATCACGGTGTATCTATTTATGCTGCTATATTGCGGCTGTATTCTTTGACTCAAGCAGTTAGTAAAATGGAAGAGGATAACACATTTAAGGGATGGTTGAAACCgtacaatttaaaatattctttttcaaatCCTAGTCACGTAGAAAGAGCGGTTGCAGAACTGGATAAATACAAGACGGACATAAAGtatattgaaaaagaaataagaacaGCTATGGAAAACATATATGACAATTATACTATACAAGAATGGATAGAAACATATATCGCTCCTTTGAACGAGAAATTCACTCGACTGTGGCAGGctaaagaaaagattttagAAAAGAACGTATGGCCAAGAAGACCGCTAACAAAACCTATCTTATAG
- the LOC139988626 gene encoding ras-related protein Rab-28 isoform X2: MHIFLHYFQAHSTSIAQKFCNNEFTRQYTPTSGIDFFLKNVSVGFYKNVNLHLWDVGGLALHGNMLDKYVFGAHIILLVYDVTNSFSFEVLEEWIDKIRKLSDNYEETPLMAVVGNKCDMEHQRTVKKDRTHKFAADNGFPSHDVSARTGEAVSLCIVTLAAQILGVRLTKTDQDYHKPIIIAEIGDTVDMSTIHKVVKRIPTKKQTQIPFHPHLPGSKSSVCLLQ, from the exons atgcatatttttttacacTATTTTCAAGCGCATAGC ACGAGCATCGCTCAGAAATTTTGCAATAACGAGTTCACGAGACAGTACACGCCAACGTCTGGAATCGACTTCTTCCTGAAGAACGTCAGCGTCGGTTTTTATAAAAACGTTAATCTACATTTATGGGATGTCGGCGGTCTTGCGTTACACGGAAACATGCTGGACAAATACGTCTTCGGTGCTCAT ataatCCTTTTAGTCTACGACGTCACTAATAGCTTCAGTTTCGAAGTTCTAGAAGAATGGATagataaaatcagaaaattgaGCGATAACTACGAGGAAACACCGCTGATGGCCGTAGTTGGTAACAAATGCGACATGGAACATCAGAGGACGGTGAAAAAGGATCGAACACACAAATTCGCCGCAGACAATGGATTTCCGTCTCACGATGTTTCCGCTAGAACCGGTGAAGcg GTTTCTTTGTGTATAGTGACCTTAGCCGCGCAAATTTTGGGTGTCCGATTAACGAAAACAGATCAGGACTACCACAAGCCCATAATAATTGCAGAAATAGGCGACACGGTGGACATGAGCACCATTCACAAGGTCGTGAAAAGGATTCCCACGAAAAAGCAAACTCAAATACCATTTCATCCTCATTTACCTGGTTCAAAGTCGTCAGTTTGCCTGCTACAGTGA
- the Fipoq gene encoding F-box/LRR-repeat protein FipoQ isoform X1, with product MDARRMSNWNVLSVEAALQQLNNFDDDKKEVIKRSNTTIEKLPDKVLLNVFSYLSHREICRVARVCKRWRQIAYDTRLWKHVSLRPEISGLHVNSLDNLLHLISTRFGASLRYIELPIELITHTVLHELANKCPNLTHMLLDFSTAMQLHDFSEMQAFPTKLKYMCICLSEVIFMEGFMRKIYNFINGLEILHLIGTYEKVEEEEEEIYEVINVHKLKSATPNLRVINLYGINFVDDSHIDAFSSNCIQLECLAVNFCAKVTGSTMKTLFQRSRRLKCLLMQGTNLQSEYVMQVEWEKSSIQELDVTGTDLSTECLIDMLTRIPGLRFLSAGQLNGFNDSVLKAWAELGNPRNLIALDLDSSDNLTDDGLHKFLSRYGHQLWGLALFGMPHITDQLWQSVLPILTNAKILVMGTQERLGVNIHVDQLMDGIANNCPNLERLELRWDPENLRFSDKSQKAIDILRVKCIKLRCLSLSDGRYYEIVKANFERADRLTVVRTTTCCRVSNYYLLANYKDLIFN from the exons acGATAGAAAAGCTGCCAGACAAGGTATTGCTAAACGTCTTCAGTTATCTGTCTCATCGCGAAATATGCAGGGTAGCACGTGTGTGCAAGAGATGGCGGCAAATCGCGTACGACACGCGATTATGGAAACACGTATCCCTGCGACCGGAAATCAGTGGATTGCACGTGAATTCTTTGGACAATCTGCTGCACTTGATCAG CACGCGTTTTGGAGCTTCGCTGAGGTACATCGAATTGCCGATCGAATTGATCACCCACACGGTTCTTCACGAATTGGCGAATAAATGTCCAAATTTGACTCACATGCTTCTCGATTTCTCCACTGCCATGCAGCTGCACGATTTTTCGGAGATGCAAGCCTTCCCGACTAAACTCAAGTACATGTGCATCTGCCTGTCAGAGGTAATCTTCATGGAGGGCTTTATgagaaaaatttacaattttatcaacgGCTTGGAGATCCTTCACCTTATAG GAACGTACGAGAAGgtggaagaggaggaggaagaaatCTACGAAGTGATAAATGTGCACAAATTGAAATCAGCGACTCCTAATTTgcgagtaattaatttatatggGATCAATTTCGTAGACGATTCACACATCGACGCATTTTCTTCCAATTGCATCCAGCTCGAATGTTTGGCCGTGAATTTCTGTGCCAAAGTCACTGGCTCAACCATGAAGACTCTATTTCAAAGGAGCAGGAGATTAAAGTGTCTCCTCATGCAGGGAACAA ATCTCCAGAGCGAATACGTGATGCAAGTTGAATGGGAAAAGTCGAGCATCCAGGAGTTGGACGTTACCGGGACGGACCTGTCAACGGAATGTCTGATCGACATGTTGACCAGAATTCCAGGCCTTCGTTTCCTGAGCGCTGGTCAGCTGAACGGCTTTAACGATAGCGTGTTAAAAGCCTGGGCTGAACTCGGCAATCCTCGCAACCTGATCGCTCTAGATCTGGACAGTTCCGATAACCTGACCGACGATGGTCTGCATAAATTCTTGTCGAGATACGGTCATCAACTCTGGGGGCTCGCCTTATTCGGCATGCCTCACATCACCGATCAACTATGGCAGAGTGTATTACCCATATTGACCAATGccaa AATTCTTGTAATGGGAACACAGGAGAGATTGGGCGTGAATATTCACGTGGATCAGTTGATGGACGGAATTGCTAACAATTGTCCAAATTTAGAGCGGTTGGAACTCCGCTGGGATCCCGAGAATCTCCGATTCTCCGATAAAAGTCAGAAGGCTATAGATATACTACGTGTAAAATGCATTAAATTACGGTGCTTAAGCTTGAG CGATGGAAGATACTATGAAATAGTAAAGGCCAACTTTGAACGCGCCGACAGACTGACGGTCGTTCGTACGACAACGTGCTGCCGCGTGTCTAATTACTACCTCTTAGCAAATTATAAGgatttgatttttaattaa
- the LOC139987886 gene encoding uncharacterized protein gives MNKTELNIVLNTEPTRTSSSVIHSHIPVPRISNAIKAQERCPPSRRGSFEKLSHRGVSVAAQRASFEKLDASVQQQRSRNNNLSSSSIEMRNSETEKLAFHATTNCKTNELVGVAKLNRSNSLESKWKSKYEESEKRRKLLLQKSEAASKEHADLEKKYQQLQRQNSTLQSQVQEKEQRLQKLRTVSEAVCKEYEQLKHQYETETGAMHKAMQQASQWYRQNRELKRRSQIIAQKLLQSNPEGSLDLEIADEVDSNFEDLDQLRETVKELSKEIARLQTELHSARLQEFEAQEQVTHLTTQLDEERTLRRKCEEKVNEMKVQKENMERVTKMVAEEVQALKAQCDRERENAKIMKIEAERVQKERNVLAHQSALLMAEVGDDPNGRLLTVLQEVESLKRLLEEEQQNHASHIQMLEEKLEEKESNVEFEIVEEKLKLAESELEVVTQRAERAEKSVETLEGMVQTLKAKISELEEKLSRPPPPPLPPPPPPPMFNNGGQSSIKLLTKEKINSERNAVTDMENMLGITKKTPTVAQQPAIDDIINQIKGGRFTLKQTDKQREEERKRRQEAESAPPAVSEMLNILGTMRRRAKPMKQSLKSTDSST, from the exons ATGAATAAAACGGAACTGAACATCGTCTTGAACACCGAGCCAACGAGGACATCCTCGAGTGTAATTCATTCGCACATTCCGGTGCCGAGGATATCGAATGCAATTAAAGCCCAAGAAAGGTGTCCCCCATCCCGCAGGGGGTCCTTCGAAAAGCTGTCGCACAGAGGAGTGTCGGTGGCTGCTCAAAGGGCGTCCTTCGAGAAGCTCGACGCTTCCGTTCAGCAGCAACGATCGAGGAACAATAATTTGTCGAGCTCGAGCATCGAGATGCGCAACTCCGAGACTGAGAAACTTGCTTTCCACGCTACTACTAACTGCAAGACGAACGAGCTGGTCGGTGTCGCGAAATTGAACAGGAGCAATAGCCTGGAGAGCAAGTGGAAGAGCAAATACGAGGAATCGGAGAAGAGGAGGAAATTGTTGCTACAGAAGAGCGAGGCcg CAAGCAAGGAACATGCCGACTTGGAGAAGAAATATCAACAACTACAGAGACAAAATAGCACTTTGCAGTCGCAAGTCCAAGAAAAAGAACAGAGACTTCAAAAGTTGCGAACAG TATCCGAAGCGGTATGCAAAGAATACGAACAACTGAAGCATCAATACGAAACTGAGACAGGCGCTATGCATAAAGCCATGCAACAAGCATCGCAG TGGTACAGACAAAATCGCGAACTAAAGAGAAGGTCGCAGATCATCGCTCAAAAATTGCTGCAATCGAATCCGGAAGGCTCTCTAGACCTTGAGATAGCAGACGAAGTTGACTCGAATTTCGAAGATCTTGATCAGTTGAGAGAAACGGTGAAAG AATTAAGTAAAGAGATAGCGAGACTTCAGACGGAGTTGCATTCCGCGCGTCTTCAAGAGTTTGAAGCTCAAGAACAAGTGACGCATTTGACCACGCAGTTGGACGAGGAGAGAACTCTCAGACGAAAAT GTGAAGAGAAGGTGAACGAGATGAAGGTGCAAAAAGAAAACATGGAGAGGGTGACGAAGATGGTTGCGGAGGAGGTGCAGGCGTTGAAAGCTCAATGCGATCGCGAGAGAGAAAACGCGAAGATTATGAAGATAGAGGCCGAAAGG GtacaaaaggaaagaaacgtgCTGGCTCATCAGAGCGCACTCCTAATGGCTGAAGTTGGCGATGACCCTAATGGAAGATTATTAACCGTTCTACAAGAGGTGGAGTCTTTGAAGAGATTATTGGAGGAAGAGCAACAGAACCATGCTTCTCACATACAGATGCTGGAGGAGAAGTTGGAGGAGAAAGAGTCGAACGTCGAGTTCGAAATAGTAGAGGAAAAGTTAAAGCTGGCCGAGTCAGAGTTGGAAGTCGTAACGCAAAGGGCAGAAAGGGCGGAAAAGTCGGTGGAAACTCTGGAAGGAATGGTTCAAACTTTGAAGGCGAAGATCAGTGAGCTGGAAGAAAAGCTTTCCAGGCCACCACCGCCCCCTTTACCTCCACCTCCGCCGCCGCCGATGTTCAACAACGGTGGACAATCGTCGATAAAATTGCtgacgaaagaaaaaattaattcggaACGAAACGCGGTGACTGACATGGAGAACATGCTTGGAATCACGAAAAAAACACCGACGGTTGCGCAACAGCCTG CTATCGACGACATTATCAACCAAATAAAAGGTGGACGTTTCACGTTGAAGCAAACGGAT AAACAAAgggaagaggagagaaaaagacGACAGGAAGCGGAAAGCGCGCCGCCCGCTGTCTcggaaatgttaaatattttggGTACCATGAGAAGAAGAGCCAAACCGATGAAGCAATCGTTGAAATCAACAGACTCATCGACATAA
- the Fipoq gene encoding F-box/LRR-repeat protein FipoQ isoform X2, producing the protein MDLGGVDVWGQIAVETSQMFVSEGGVVKSRFAGTTIEKLPDKVLLNVFSYLSHREICRVARVCKRWRQIAYDTRLWKHVSLRPEISGLHVNSLDNLLHLISTRFGASLRYIELPIELITHTVLHELANKCPNLTHMLLDFSTAMQLHDFSEMQAFPTKLKYMCICLSEVIFMEGFMRKIYNFINGLEILHLIGTYEKVEEEEEEIYEVINVHKLKSATPNLRVINLYGINFVDDSHIDAFSSNCIQLECLAVNFCAKVTGSTMKTLFQRSRRLKCLLMQGTNLQSEYVMQVEWEKSSIQELDVTGTDLSTECLIDMLTRIPGLRFLSAGQLNGFNDSVLKAWAELGNPRNLIALDLDSSDNLTDDGLHKFLSRYGHQLWGLALFGMPHITDQLWQSVLPILTNAKILVMGTQERLGVNIHVDQLMDGIANNCPNLERLELRWDPENLRFSDKSQKAIDILRVKCIKLRCLSLSDGRYYEIVKANFERADRLTVVRTTTCCRVSNYYLLANYKDLIFN; encoded by the exons ATGGATCTCGGGGGTGTCGATGTCTGGGGTCAGATCGCCGTGGAAACGTCTCAGATGTTCGTTTCCGAGGGCGGTGTGGTTAAAAGTCGCTTCGCTGGGACA acGATAGAAAAGCTGCCAGACAAGGTATTGCTAAACGTCTTCAGTTATCTGTCTCATCGCGAAATATGCAGGGTAGCACGTGTGTGCAAGAGATGGCGGCAAATCGCGTACGACACGCGATTATGGAAACACGTATCCCTGCGACCGGAAATCAGTGGATTGCACGTGAATTCTTTGGACAATCTGCTGCACTTGATCAG CACGCGTTTTGGAGCTTCGCTGAGGTACATCGAATTGCCGATCGAATTGATCACCCACACGGTTCTTCACGAATTGGCGAATAAATGTCCAAATTTGACTCACATGCTTCTCGATTTCTCCACTGCCATGCAGCTGCACGATTTTTCGGAGATGCAAGCCTTCCCGACTAAACTCAAGTACATGTGCATCTGCCTGTCAGAGGTAATCTTCATGGAGGGCTTTATgagaaaaatttacaattttatcaacgGCTTGGAGATCCTTCACCTTATAG GAACGTACGAGAAGgtggaagaggaggaggaagaaatCTACGAAGTGATAAATGTGCACAAATTGAAATCAGCGACTCCTAATTTgcgagtaattaatttatatggGATCAATTTCGTAGACGATTCACACATCGACGCATTTTCTTCCAATTGCATCCAGCTCGAATGTTTGGCCGTGAATTTCTGTGCCAAAGTCACTGGCTCAACCATGAAGACTCTATTTCAAAGGAGCAGGAGATTAAAGTGTCTCCTCATGCAGGGAACAA ATCTCCAGAGCGAATACGTGATGCAAGTTGAATGGGAAAAGTCGAGCATCCAGGAGTTGGACGTTACCGGGACGGACCTGTCAACGGAATGTCTGATCGACATGTTGACCAGAATTCCAGGCCTTCGTTTCCTGAGCGCTGGTCAGCTGAACGGCTTTAACGATAGCGTGTTAAAAGCCTGGGCTGAACTCGGCAATCCTCGCAACCTGATCGCTCTAGATCTGGACAGTTCCGATAACCTGACCGACGATGGTCTGCATAAATTCTTGTCGAGATACGGTCATCAACTCTGGGGGCTCGCCTTATTCGGCATGCCTCACATCACCGATCAACTATGGCAGAGTGTATTACCCATATTGACCAATGccaa AATTCTTGTAATGGGAACACAGGAGAGATTGGGCGTGAATATTCACGTGGATCAGTTGATGGACGGAATTGCTAACAATTGTCCAAATTTAGAGCGGTTGGAACTCCGCTGGGATCCCGAGAATCTCCGATTCTCCGATAAAAGTCAGAAGGCTATAGATATACTACGTGTAAAATGCATTAAATTACGGTGCTTAAGCTTGAG CGATGGAAGATACTATGAAATAGTAAAGGCCAACTTTGAACGCGCCGACAGACTGACGGTCGTTCGTACGACAACGTGCTGCCGCGTGTCTAATTACTACCTCTTAGCAAATTATAAGgatttgatttttaattaa
- the LOC139988626 gene encoding ras-related protein Rab-28 isoform X1, producing MSDVEEDLLVKKLKIVLVGDSGSGKTSIAQKFCNNEFTRQYTPTSGIDFFLKNVSVGFYKNVNLHLWDVGGLALHGNMLDKYVFGAHIILLVYDVTNSFSFEVLEEWIDKIRKLSDNYEETPLMAVVGNKCDMEHQRTVKKDRTHKFAADNGFPSHDVSARTGEAVSLCIVTLAAQILGVRLTKTDQDYHKPIIIAEIGDTVDMSTIHKVVKRIPTKKQTQIPFHPHLPGSKSSVCLLQ from the exons ATGTCTGACGTCGAGGAGGACCTACTGGTAAAGAAGCTGAAGATCGTGCTGGTCGGTGACTCTGGATCCGGCAAA ACGAGCATCGCTCAGAAATTTTGCAATAACGAGTTCACGAGACAGTACACGCCAACGTCTGGAATCGACTTCTTCCTGAAGAACGTCAGCGTCGGTTTTTATAAAAACGTTAATCTACATTTATGGGATGTCGGCGGTCTTGCGTTACACGGAAACATGCTGGACAAATACGTCTTCGGTGCTCAT ataatCCTTTTAGTCTACGACGTCACTAATAGCTTCAGTTTCGAAGTTCTAGAAGAATGGATagataaaatcagaaaattgaGCGATAACTACGAGGAAACACCGCTGATGGCCGTAGTTGGTAACAAATGCGACATGGAACATCAGAGGACGGTGAAAAAGGATCGAACACACAAATTCGCCGCAGACAATGGATTTCCGTCTCACGATGTTTCCGCTAGAACCGGTGAAGcg GTTTCTTTGTGTATAGTGACCTTAGCCGCGCAAATTTTGGGTGTCCGATTAACGAAAACAGATCAGGACTACCACAAGCCCATAATAATTGCAGAAATAGGCGACACGGTGGACATGAGCACCATTCACAAGGTCGTGAAAAGGATTCCCACGAAAAAGCAAACTCAAATACCATTTCATCCTCATTTACCTGGTTCAAAGTCGTCAGTTTGCCTGCTACAGTGA